The following are encoded in a window of Nibricoccus aquaticus genomic DNA:
- the msrB gene encoding peptide-methionine (R)-S-oxide reductase MsrB, protein MKKTLLFVALAGAAGLAFTFADMKKPEMKSSTPSPVVDSANCAITAENSACGLPSKVVIDMAKTKIQKTDDEWKKVLTPIQFSVARKQGTEPPFRNEYHDHHADGVYFSVCSETPLFDSRDKFESGTGWPSFTKPIDSVFVGVHRDTSYGMIREEVHCTVDGAHLGHVFNDGPRPTGQRYCINSASLKFMPRKEYEAWVAKNGQKLVDAAK, encoded by the coding sequence ATGAAGAAAACCCTTCTCTTTGTAGCGCTGGCTGGAGCCGCCGGGCTCGCCTTCACTTTTGCCGATATGAAAAAGCCTGAAATGAAATCGTCCACGCCTTCTCCGGTAGTTGATTCCGCCAACTGCGCCATCACTGCTGAAAACTCCGCCTGCGGGCTGCCTTCCAAGGTGGTCATCGATATGGCGAAAACGAAGATCCAGAAGACGGACGACGAGTGGAAGAAGGTGCTCACGCCGATCCAGTTCAGCGTTGCGCGCAAGCAAGGGACAGAGCCTCCGTTTCGGAATGAGTACCACGATCATCACGCGGACGGCGTGTATTTTTCCGTGTGCAGCGAGACGCCGCTTTTCGACAGCCGTGATAAATTTGAGAGCGGGACGGGCTGGCCGAGCTTCACGAAGCCGATCGACTCGGTGTTTGTCGGTGTTCATCGCGACACTAGCTATGGCATGATCCGAGAAGAAGTTCACTGCACGGTGGACGGCGCGCATCTCGGACACGTTTTCAACGACGGACCGCGCCCGACGGGGCAACGTTACTGCATCAACTCGGCGTCGCTGAAATTCATGCCTCGGAAAGAGTATGAGGCGTGGGTCGCGAAGAACGGGCAGAAGCTGGTTGATGCGGCGAAGTAA
- a CDS encoding ATP-binding cassette domain-containing protein — MSLVLKNLRLPLAHFTLEIDATLSSRVTAIFGPSGSGKTSLLELIAGLRRPASGSIELSGTVLTDRATHQFIAPQHRAIGYVPQDGALFPHLSVRKNLLYGFSTTHERPAGLSLDHIVEVLEISPLLDRSIATLSGGEKQRVALGRALLAAPKLLLLDEPLASLDVALKERLIPYLLRIRDEFTIPMIYVTHSPDEVVALCDDALILLSGKIEKRGRPADLFEVSETPRYRLREQKGRAE, encoded by the coding sequence ATGAGCCTCGTCCTAAAAAATCTCCGCCTCCCGCTCGCGCATTTCACGCTCGAGATCGACGCCACGCTCTCGTCGCGCGTCACCGCGATCTTCGGCCCTTCCGGCTCCGGAAAAACTTCGCTGCTCGAACTCATCGCCGGACTCCGCCGCCCCGCCTCCGGCTCCATCGAACTCTCCGGCACCGTCCTCACCGACCGCGCCACCCACCAGTTCATCGCCCCGCAACACCGCGCCATCGGCTACGTCCCGCAAGACGGCGCGCTCTTCCCGCACCTATCCGTTCGCAAAAATCTCCTCTACGGTTTCAGCACTACTCACGAACGCCCCGCCGGCCTGTCCCTCGATCACATCGTCGAAGTCCTTGAAATTTCCCCGTTGCTCGACCGCTCCATCGCCACGCTCTCAGGCGGCGAAAAACAACGCGTCGCCCTCGGCCGCGCCCTCCTCGCCGCGCCCAAACTCCTCCTCCTCGACGAACCCCTCGCCAGTCTCGATGTCGCGCTCAAGGAACGCCTCATCCCTTACCTCCTCCGCATCCGCGACGAGTTCACCATCCCGATGATCTACGTCACGCACTCCCCCGACGAAGTCGTCGCGCTCTGTGACGACGCCTTGATCCTCCTCTCCGGCAAAATCGAAAAGCGCGGCCGCCCGGCCGACCTCTTCGAAGTCAGCGAAACACCGCGCTATCGGCTGCGTGAACAAAAAGGCCGCGCTGAATAA
- the modB gene encoding molybdate ABC transporter permease subunit codes for MSPEVWQITWFTVAVSAGGTLLILPAGIALAWLLARRDWPGKSLVETLVALPLVVPPVATGLILLKLFGRRGALGSFFENTLGWQIVFSWRGVVLATAIMSFPLLVRTARVAFESVNPRLEHVARTLGASQWRVFLTITLPLAKRGIIAGALLAFARALGEFGATIMVAGYIPGETATLSLSIYHLVQLGRDAEAFALLGISLAIAFTAVWLGERFLRKSHAA; via the coding sequence ATGTCGCCCGAAGTCTGGCAAATCACCTGGTTCACCGTCGCCGTCTCGGCCGGCGGCACCTTGCTGATCCTGCCCGCCGGCATCGCCCTCGCCTGGCTCCTTGCCCGCCGCGACTGGCCTGGCAAATCCCTCGTCGAAACCCTCGTCGCCCTCCCGCTCGTCGTCCCGCCCGTCGCCACCGGTCTGATACTGCTCAAACTCTTCGGCCGCCGCGGCGCGCTCGGTTCCTTCTTCGAAAACACGCTCGGCTGGCAGATCGTCTTCAGCTGGCGCGGTGTCGTCCTCGCGACCGCGATCATGTCGTTCCCGCTGCTCGTGCGCACCGCCCGCGTCGCCTTCGAGTCCGTCAACCCGCGCCTCGAACACGTCGCCCGCACCCTCGGCGCGAGTCAGTGGCGCGTCTTCCTCACGATCACACTTCCACTCGCCAAACGAGGGATCATCGCAGGCGCTCTCCTCGCGTTCGCACGAGCGCTCGGCGAATTCGGTGCCACCATCATGGTCGCCGGTTACATCCCCGGCGAAACCGCCACGCTCTCGCTCTCCATCTACCACCTCGTGCAACTCGGCCGCGACGCCGAGGCCTTCGCCTTGCTCGGTATCTCCCTCGCCATCGCCTTCACCGCCGTCTGGCTCGGCGAACGTTTCCTGCGAAAGAGCCACGCCGCATGA
- the modA gene encoding molybdate ABC transporter substrate-binding protein — translation MPFVQRFRRLLALAALLNATLTSLAADLNVFAAASLSDALTEIAKTYEPASGDKLRLNLAASSLLARQIKEGAPADIFLSADEAKMDDLAKAGLLLAGTRRPLLGNTLVIVVNAENGPALSAPADLAKPAIARIALAEPQTVPAGIYAKTFLQNAGLWEKLSAKIIPTENVRACLAAVESGNVDAGIVYKTDALISRKVKIAYEIPAAEGPKITYPLAVLKDTKHEEAARKFAARLASPEARAIFEKYGFISDVGGVPSPR, via the coding sequence GTGCCGTTCGTCCAACGCTTCCGCCGCCTCCTCGCTCTCGCCGCGCTCCTCAACGCAACGCTCACGAGCCTCGCCGCCGACCTCAACGTCTTCGCCGCCGCCAGCCTCTCCGACGCGCTCACCGAAATCGCCAAAACCTACGAACCCGCCAGCGGCGACAAACTCCGCCTCAACCTCGCCGCCTCCAGCCTCCTCGCCCGCCAGATCAAAGAAGGCGCGCCCGCCGACATCTTCCTCTCCGCCGACGAAGCCAAAATGGACGACCTCGCCAAAGCCGGCCTCCTCCTCGCCGGCACCCGCCGTCCGCTGCTCGGCAACACCCTCGTCATCGTCGTGAACGCTGAAAACGGCCCCGCCCTCTCCGCCCCCGCCGATCTCGCGAAGCCCGCCATCGCCCGCATCGCTCTCGCTGAACCCCAAACCGTCCCCGCCGGGATCTACGCCAAAACCTTTCTCCAAAACGCCGGCCTCTGGGAAAAACTCTCCGCCAAAATCATCCCCACCGAAAACGTCCGCGCCTGCCTCGCCGCCGTCGAATCCGGCAACGTCGACGCCGGCATCGTCTACAAAACCGACGCCCTTATCTCCAGGAAAGTGAAGATCGCGTACGAAATCCCCGCCGCCGAAGGACCGAAAATCACTTACCCGCTCGCCGTCCTGAAAGACACGAAACACGAGGAAGCCGCCCGCAAATTCGCCGCCCGCCTCGCCTCCCCCGAAGCCCGAGCCATCTTCGAAAAATACGGCTTCATATCCGATGTAGGCGGGGTGCCCTCACCCCGCTGA
- a CDS encoding MOSC domain-containing protein translates to MNSPRIVHLYVSAGHNYFGHHEQPPGEHETVEKAEVNCLAGRGIEGDRFFDYKADYKGQITFFAEEIFEALCGQLCVHDKSAAVLRRNVITRGVDLTTLYDREFEVQGVRFLGMGECKPCYWMDRAFGPGAENALKGRGGLRAKILSSGRLAVDVAVPQSAGAR, encoded by the coding sequence ATGAATTCGCCGCGCATCGTGCATCTTTATGTCTCGGCCGGGCATAATTATTTCGGTCATCACGAGCAGCCGCCGGGCGAGCATGAGACGGTGGAAAAGGCGGAGGTGAATTGCCTCGCGGGGCGCGGGATCGAGGGCGACCGGTTTTTCGACTACAAGGCGGACTACAAGGGACAGATCACATTTTTCGCGGAGGAGATTTTCGAGGCGTTATGCGGGCAGCTCTGTGTGCATGACAAGAGCGCGGCGGTTTTGCGGCGGAACGTGATCACGCGGGGAGTCGATCTGACGACGCTGTACGATCGCGAGTTTGAGGTGCAGGGCGTGCGCTTCCTCGGGATGGGCGAGTGCAAGCCGTGTTACTGGATGGATCGGGCTTTTGGGCCGGGCGCGGAGAATGCACTCAAGGGGCGCGGCGGGTTGCGCGCGAAGATTTTGAGCAGCGGGCGGCTGGCGGTGGATGTTGCGGTGCCGCAGTCGGCGGGCGCGCGGTGA
- a CDS encoding Na+/H+ antiporter: protein MAGFENALVLILLLAALNIVGRRLPWPLPITYVVGASLVALWPAFPRIALDPGFFFLCFVPPLLFSDGWLMPLRDFMAAKRPILMLATGLVVLTTVLVGLTAHWLVPGLSLAMAFALGAVVSPTDAVATAAITQKLKIPARLTTILNGESLMNDATGLVAFKFALAAAIAGTFSLKAAAMDFVVLAAGGILLGLALAWLVGFLRDFLKKIARTDPFIEITISLLTPYAAYLAADALGLSSILAVVAAGLYSGWRDPLKMDVPTRQATWSVWAVVLFWLNGLAFILLGLQFPTLLATVTGQYSPAQLGLFVAAVSAVAIAARLLWIFPGAYLPFLLSKRIRSTETRPPLSNVLVAGWAGMRGTVTLAAALSIPQFAADGSPFPGRDIVVFLAFGVTAVTLLLQGTTLESLICRLGVKADDTSLREENLARLTAVEAGLKTLRQLETLSPSPEETAALGEVISEYEHRLAELTAEGETQASARLRRRSSRNYRLLALHAERAAIDDLWRRDRITDDIHRPLQQLLDHEESMLTSHS, encoded by the coding sequence ATGGCCGGTTTCGAAAACGCCCTCGTCCTCATCCTCCTGCTCGCCGCCCTCAACATCGTCGGCCGCCGCCTGCCCTGGCCGCTCCCGATCACCTACGTCGTCGGCGCCAGCCTCGTCGCCCTCTGGCCCGCCTTCCCCCGCATCGCCCTCGATCCCGGCTTCTTCTTCCTCTGCTTCGTGCCACCGCTCCTCTTCTCCGACGGCTGGCTCATGCCGCTCCGTGACTTCATGGCCGCGAAGCGCCCCATCCTCATGCTCGCCACGGGCCTCGTCGTCCTCACGACCGTCCTCGTCGGCCTCACCGCCCACTGGCTCGTCCCCGGCCTCTCCCTCGCCATGGCTTTCGCCCTCGGTGCCGTCGTCTCCCCGACCGACGCCGTCGCCACCGCCGCCATCACCCAAAAACTAAAAATCCCCGCCCGCCTCACCACCATCCTCAACGGCGAGAGCCTCATGAACGACGCGACCGGCCTCGTCGCCTTCAAGTTCGCCCTCGCCGCCGCCATCGCCGGCACCTTCTCCCTCAAAGCCGCCGCCATGGACTTCGTCGTCCTCGCCGCCGGCGGCATCCTCCTCGGCCTCGCGCTCGCCTGGCTCGTCGGCTTTCTCCGCGACTTCCTCAAGAAAATCGCCCGCACCGATCCCTTCATCGAAATAACCATCTCCCTCCTCACGCCCTACGCCGCCTACCTCGCCGCCGACGCCCTCGGCCTCTCCAGCATCCTCGCCGTCGTCGCCGCCGGCCTGTATTCAGGCTGGCGCGACCCGCTCAAGATGGATGTCCCCACCCGCCAGGCCACCTGGTCCGTATGGGCCGTCGTCCTCTTCTGGCTCAACGGCCTCGCCTTCATCCTCCTCGGCCTCCAGTTCCCCACGCTCCTCGCCACCGTCACCGGACAATACTCCCCCGCCCAGCTCGGCCTCTTCGTCGCCGCCGTCTCCGCCGTCGCCATCGCCGCCCGCCTCCTCTGGATCTTCCCCGGCGCCTATCTCCCCTTCCTGCTTTCGAAACGCATCCGCTCCACGGAGACACGCCCTCCCCTGAGCAACGTCCTCGTCGCCGGCTGGGCCGGCATGAGAGGCACCGTCACCCTCGCCGCCGCGCTCTCCATTCCCCAGTTCGCCGCCGACGGCTCCCCATTCCCCGGCCGCGATATCGTCGTCTTTCTCGCCTTCGGCGTCACCGCCGTGACGCTCCTCCTCCAAGGCACCACGCTCGAATCCCTTATTTGCCGGCTCGGCGTCAAAGCCGACGACACCAGCCTCCGCGAAGAAAACCTCGCCCGCCTCACCGCGGTCGAAGCCGGCCTGAAAACTCTCCGCCAGCTCGAAACCCTGTCCCCTTCCCCCGAAGAAACCGCCGCCCTCGGCGAAGTTATTTCCGAATACGAACACCGCCTCGCCGAGCTCACCGCCGAGGGCGAAACCCAGGCCAGCGCCCGCCTCCGCCGCCGCTCCTCCCGCAATTACCGCCTCCTCGCCCTCCACGCCGAACGCGCCGCCATCGACGACCTCTGGCGCCGCGACCGCATCACCGACGACATCCACCGCCCCCTCCAGCAACTCCTCGACCATGAGGAATCCATGCTCACCAGCCACAGCTGA
- a CDS encoding DUF3817 domain-containing protein: protein MKWIQSSISRLRVIGFLEGASFLVLIGIAMPLKYFAGEPGAVRVVGMAHGVLFLLYVAAVLQAAVEHGWKLKVTALLLIASLLPFGPFVADAKLLKKLPEGA, encoded by the coding sequence ATGAAATGGATTCAAAGCTCGATCAGTCGTCTGCGTGTCATTGGATTTCTGGAAGGCGCGTCGTTTCTGGTGCTGATCGGAATCGCGATGCCGCTGAAGTATTTCGCGGGCGAGCCGGGGGCGGTGCGCGTGGTGGGGATGGCGCATGGGGTGCTCTTTTTGCTTTATGTGGCGGCGGTGTTGCAGGCGGCGGTGGAGCATGGGTGGAAGTTGAAGGTGACGGCGTTGTTGCTGATCGCGTCGCTGCTGCCGTTCGGGCCGTTTGTGGCGGACGCGAAGTTGCTGAAGAAGCTGCCGGAGGGCGCGTGA
- a CDS encoding metalloregulator ArsR/SmtB family transcription factor, whose translation MQSLLAIADPTRRRIVELLAEGERSSGELVEEFDMSAPAISQHLNVLREAGLVVTRAEGQSRIQSLNPHGFDEVEAWLEKTRTIWSSRLDALERELRAEDAASAVTAKKAKTQVKTKTKKASS comes from the coding sequence ATGCAAAGTTTACTGGCCATAGCTGACCCGACGCGGCGGCGGATCGTGGAGTTGCTTGCCGAGGGCGAGCGGAGTTCGGGCGAACTCGTCGAGGAATTCGACATGAGCGCGCCGGCGATTTCGCAGCATCTGAATGTGCTGCGGGAAGCGGGGCTCGTGGTGACGCGGGCGGAGGGGCAGTCGCGCATCCAGTCGCTCAATCCTCACGGCTTCGACGAGGTTGAGGCGTGGCTGGAAAAGACGCGCACGATCTGGTCGAGCCGTCTCGACGCGCTGGAGCGCGAGCTGCGCGCGGAAGATGCGGCGAGTGCCGTGACTGCGAAGAAAGCCAAGACCCAGGTGAAAACGAAAACCAAGAAAGCATCCTCATGA
- a CDS encoding SRPBCC family protein, with protein MKTNEDYAKFSSPSELRIVRTLPGPIERVWDYLIDPVKRARWFCGGELQQKAGGKVVFHMVHKNLAPDEKPPAKYAEVQDPGVSFEGRVLKCEAPRLLAYTFGSDDSEVTIELTPQGKDVLLVLTHRARGAEEEKELTNYASGWHIHLNHLVAQLAGTPRPGFWSMHDKLLADYETRRAAELKALKH; from the coding sequence ATGAAAACCAACGAAGATTACGCCAAGTTCAGCAGTCCATCGGAGCTCCGGATCGTGCGCACGTTGCCCGGTCCGATCGAAAGGGTCTGGGATTATTTGATCGATCCGGTGAAGCGGGCACGGTGGTTCTGTGGCGGAGAACTCCAGCAGAAGGCGGGCGGGAAAGTCGTGTTTCACATGGTCCACAAGAACCTCGCGCCCGACGAGAAACCGCCGGCGAAATACGCGGAGGTGCAAGATCCCGGCGTGAGCTTCGAAGGGCGCGTGTTGAAGTGCGAAGCGCCCCGGCTGCTGGCGTACACATTTGGCAGCGACGACTCAGAGGTGACCATCGAACTGACGCCGCAGGGCAAAGACGTATTGCTGGTTCTCACGCATCGGGCTCGTGGCGCCGAGGAAGAGAAGGAACTCACGAACTATGCGTCGGGCTGGCACATTCATCTCAATCATCTCGTCGCGCAGCTCGCGGGGACGCCGCGTCCGGGGTTCTGGTCGATGCACGACAAGCTTCTCGCTGACTACGAAACACGCCGTGCGGCGGAGCTGAAGGCGCTCAAGCACTGA
- a CDS encoding SRPBCC family protein, whose product MKNNEEPGKFTGPAEVRIVRTLPGPIERVWDYLTDSEKRARWFASGAMEQRVGGKVRFEMRHSCIAPDETPPEEFKKVHASGKVFECTITRCEAPRLLAFTFGSDNESEAIFELTPQGKDVLLVLTHRSTGGDIPYLHEFAAGWHTHVAQLIAQLEGVEPPPFWAMLVTLKPEYNKARIAAQS is encoded by the coding sequence ATGAAGAACAACGAAGAACCCGGAAAGTTTACGGGCCCGGCGGAAGTTCGCATCGTGCGCACGCTGCCCGGACCGATCGAGCGCGTGTGGGATTATCTCACGGACTCCGAGAAACGCGCGCGCTGGTTTGCGAGTGGCGCGATGGAGCAACGCGTGGGTGGCAAGGTGCGCTTCGAGATGCGCCATAGCTGCATCGCGCCTGACGAAACGCCGCCCGAGGAGTTCAAGAAAGTCCACGCGAGCGGCAAAGTCTTCGAATGCACGATCACGCGCTGCGAAGCGCCGCGCCTGCTGGCGTTCACGTTTGGCAGCGACAACGAGTCGGAGGCGATTTTCGAACTCACGCCGCAGGGCAAGGACGTGCTGCTCGTGCTCACGCATCGATCGACCGGCGGGGACATCCCGTATCTGCACGAGTTCGCCGCCGGCTGGCACACGCATGTCGCGCAGCTCATCGCCCAACTTGAGGGCGTGGAGCCGCCGCCGTTCTGGGCTATGCTCGTGACGCTCAAACCGGAGTACAATAAGGCGCGGATCGCGGCGCAGAGCTGA
- a CDS encoding DUF899 domain-containing protein yields the protein MKTQSFEKPAVVAEDKWLAARRELLREEKELTRLHDKIAAKRRELPWVKVEKTYVFDAPGGPVPLVDLFNGRSQLAVYHFMLGPGWDEGCKSCSFIADHLVPTIPHLQARDVTLAVVSRAPLAEILPFKERMGWSFNWVSSNRNDFNFDYHVSFTEEELARSTVYYNYGLRGFPHGEAPGFSVFAKDARGDIYHTYSTYGRGVEQFMGTYTILDLVPKGRDEDPVDPGMDWVRHHDRYDQPADAVAAR from the coding sequence ATGAAAACTCAGTCGTTCGAAAAACCTGCCGTCGTCGCCGAGGATAAATGGCTCGCGGCTCGCAGAGAACTTCTCCGCGAAGAGAAGGAACTCACCCGTCTGCATGACAAGATTGCCGCGAAACGCCGCGAATTGCCGTGGGTGAAGGTGGAGAAAACTTACGTCTTCGATGCGCCTGGTGGCCCGGTGCCGTTGGTGGATTTGTTCAACGGTCGCAGCCAGCTTGCCGTCTATCACTTCATGCTCGGGCCCGGCTGGGACGAAGGGTGCAAGAGCTGTTCGTTCATCGCGGATCACCTGGTGCCGACGATCCCGCATTTGCAGGCGCGGGATGTGACGCTTGCAGTTGTTTCACGCGCGCCGCTTGCGGAGATTCTGCCGTTCAAGGAGCGGATGGGGTGGTCGTTCAACTGGGTGTCGTCGAATCGGAACGACTTCAATTTCGACTACCACGTCTCCTTCACCGAGGAGGAATTGGCGCGCAGCACCGTGTACTATAATTATGGGCTCAGAGGTTTTCCGCACGGGGAGGCGCCGGGCTTCAGTGTCTTCGCGAAGGACGCCCGCGGTGACATCTACCACACGTATTCAACTTATGGGCGCGGCGTGGAGCAGTTCATGGGAACCTACACGATACTCGATCTGGTGCCGAAGGGGCGCGACGAGGACCCGGTGGATCCGGGCATGGACTGGGTGCGCCATCACGACCGTTACGATCAACCTGCCGATGCCGTCGCCGCGCGTTGA
- a CDS encoding family 43 glycosylhydrolase — translation MKQSQTGCTPALCCALLACFIFATASARADSVDIPRWQRGIEGQRKADLGDGTFLNPILAGDRPDPTILKDGDGYYMTFSSFNSYPGIVIWHSKDLVNWRPVGPALHKNIGTVWALDLCKVDGRYYVYIPAIAHGKPWSTYVIWADKIEGPWSEPIDLGIEGCIDPGHAVGEDGRRYLFVNGIRKIRLTDDGLATDGKLEQAYAPWRYPENWVTENFAPEGPKLFRRGEWFYLVTAVGGTAGPVTGHMVIAARSRSIHGPWEHCPHNPLVRTLSDKEPWWSRGHATVLEGPGGDWWMVYHGYENGFRTLGRQTLLEPIEWTEDGWFRAKGGDLGKPLAMPKGGSAVPHGLALSDDFSTNKFGTQWAFHDPSADEMTRVRYGKDLLELASEGDSPTNSSPLTCIVPDRAYEVEVTMEMLGDAEGALLLYYNPKAFVGVGFTGEKVKTYQYATTEDWASVPLKGRTVRARITNDRNVITYQYSVDGGVSWRTHPTRMEVAGLNHNVFGGFLSLRVGICSLGTGSVRLSGFSYRAIE, via the coding sequence ATGAAACAATCACAGACTGGATGCACCCCGGCGCTTTGCTGCGCGTTACTAGCCTGTTTCATTTTTGCCACGGCTTCGGCGCGCGCTGACTCCGTGGATATTCCACGTTGGCAGCGCGGGATTGAGGGCCAGCGCAAGGCCGACTTGGGCGACGGCACGTTTCTCAATCCGATCCTCGCGGGGGACCGGCCCGATCCGACGATCCTGAAAGATGGGGACGGTTACTACATGACGTTTTCGTCGTTCAATTCCTACCCGGGGATCGTGATCTGGCACTCGAAGGATCTGGTCAACTGGCGGCCGGTCGGTCCGGCGTTGCACAAAAATATCGGGACGGTCTGGGCGCTCGATCTATGCAAAGTTGACGGGCGCTATTACGTGTACATTCCAGCCATCGCGCACGGGAAGCCGTGGTCCACTTATGTCATCTGGGCGGATAAGATAGAGGGGCCGTGGAGCGAGCCGATCGATCTTGGTATCGAAGGTTGCATCGATCCGGGACACGCGGTGGGCGAGGATGGCAGGCGGTATCTTTTTGTTAACGGCATTCGCAAGATCAGGCTGACCGATGATGGGTTGGCGACGGATGGAAAGCTGGAGCAGGCGTATGCTCCGTGGCGTTATCCGGAGAATTGGGTGACGGAAAATTTCGCGCCGGAGGGGCCGAAGCTTTTCAGGCGGGGCGAGTGGTTTTATCTCGTGACGGCGGTGGGCGGGACGGCGGGGCCGGTCACGGGGCACATGGTTATCGCGGCGCGCTCGCGTTCGATTCACGGGCCGTGGGAACACTGTCCGCACAATCCGCTCGTTCGCACGCTGTCGGACAAAGAGCCGTGGTGGTCGCGCGGACATGCGACGGTTCTCGAAGGACCGGGCGGCGATTGGTGGATGGTCTATCACGGCTACGAAAACGGATTTCGCACGCTCGGGCGGCAGACGCTGTTGGAGCCGATCGAGTGGACGGAGGATGGATGGTTTCGCGCGAAAGGCGGCGATCTCGGGAAACCGCTTGCGATGCCGAAGGGCGGCAGTGCGGTGCCGCACGGGCTGGCGTTGTCGGATGATTTTTCGACGAACAAGTTTGGGACGCAGTGGGCGTTTCACGATCCGAGCGCGGATGAAATGACGCGCGTGCGCTACGGGAAGGACTTGCTGGAGCTGGCGAGCGAGGGGGATTCGCCGACGAACAGTTCACCGCTGACGTGCATCGTGCCGGATCGCGCGTACGAAGTGGAGGTGACGATGGAGATGCTCGGAGACGCGGAGGGCGCGCTGCTGTTGTACTATAATCCGAAGGCGTTTGTCGGAGTCGGTTTCACGGGCGAGAAGGTGAAGACCTACCAGTATGCGACGACGGAGGATTGGGCGAGTGTGCCGCTGAAGGGGCGCACAGTGCGCGCGCGGATCACAAATGACCGGAACGTGATCACCTACCAATACTCGGTCGATGGCGGCGTGAGCTGGAGGACGCATCCGACGCGCATGGAAGTCGCGGGGCTCAATCACAATGTCTTTGGCGGGTTTCTGAGTCTGCGCGTGGGTATTTGCTCGCTGGGCACGGGGAGTGTGCGGTTGAGCGGGTTTTCTTATCGGGCTATCGAGTAG
- a CDS encoding DUF1835 domain-containing protein, with translation MLHITNGDSAAGSLRNSGVPGQVIAWQDVLHEGPVPAGLMLEEMSGVRARFLAQWDDRSFPEVSASFRERDNALRSACHRVLWFEHDLYDQLQLLQILATLSQAPGITAEMICIDAFPGIVPFYGLGQLTPVQLASLWPKRQPITAEQLSLGARAWNALTSPDSDALRQLLATDLDALPFLGNALRRLLEEYPTPPTGLGRTERQLLRAIARGIRGFADLFRANAAAEETSFMGDTTVKSRLKALMHAPTPLVTPEPYTLTAAGQRVLAGEADARQLNGMDRWIGGVHFKA, from the coding sequence ATGCTGCACATCACCAACGGCGACAGCGCGGCGGGGTCTTTGCGCAACAGCGGCGTGCCGGGACAAGTAATCGCGTGGCAGGACGTCCTGCACGAAGGCCCGGTGCCGGCGGGTTTGATGCTTGAGGAGATGAGCGGCGTGCGCGCACGTTTCCTCGCGCAGTGGGACGATCGATCGTTTCCCGAGGTGTCGGCGAGTTTCCGCGAACGCGACAACGCACTCCGCTCTGCCTGCCATAGGGTGTTATGGTTCGAGCATGATCTCTACGATCAGCTGCAGTTGCTGCAGATTCTAGCAACGCTCTCCCAAGCGCCTGGCATCACGGCCGAGATGATCTGCATCGATGCGTTTCCCGGCATCGTGCCATTTTACGGTCTCGGCCAGCTTACGCCGGTGCAACTCGCGTCGCTCTGGCCGAAACGCCAGCCCATCACCGCGGAGCAACTCTCGCTCGGAGCTCGCGCATGGAACGCATTGACCTCTCCCGATTCCGACGCCTTGCGCCAGCTGCTCGCAACGGATCTCGATGCACTTCCTTTTCTCGGCAACGCGCTGCGACGTTTGCTTGAAGAATATCCCACACCGCCCACCGGCTTGGGGCGCACTGAGCGGCAGCTCCTGCGAGCGATCGCGCGCGGCATCCGCGGCTTTGCGGATTTATTTCGCGCCAATGCCGCTGCGGAGGAAACGAGCTTCATGGGCGATACGACGGTCAAGTCGCGCCTCAAGGCCCTCATGCACGCTCCCACGCCGCTCGTGACGCCTGAGCCCTACACCTTGACCGCGGCCGGACAGCGCGTGCTCGCTGGCGAAGCCGACGCACGCCAGCTCAACGGTATGGATCGATGGATCGGCGGCGTGCACTTCAAAGCTTGA
- a CDS encoding helix-turn-helix domain-containing protein, with the protein MARIHPPGENYQRSPMEHLTHLRRRRASTTLRSTPAQLEEIAERTGYGSVYSFSTAFRRWSWE; encoded by the coding sequence TTGGCGCGAATCCACCCGCCAGGGGAAAATTATCAGCGCAGCCCGATGGAGCATTTGACGCATCTGCGGCGGAGACGTGCGAGTACGACGCTGAGGTCAACGCCTGCGCAACTGGAGGAGATCGCGGAGCGCACGGGGTACGGCTCGGTGTATTCGTTTTCCACGGCGTTTCGCCGCTGGAGCTGGGAGTGA